The proteins below come from a single Bombus fervidus isolate BK054 chromosome 15, iyBomFerv1, whole genome shotgun sequence genomic window:
- the Neurl4 gene encoding neuralized E3 ubiquitin protein ligase 4 isoform X1 yields the protein MSVVGAQQMVDMFHQRCGHRVTLTNNNCTAIRDFSEYNHGLVLSAEPLKDDELFEVRIDKKMTSWSGSIEIGVTECDPEIIELTACATNLRQGTWIMVDSGIMHDGIRTVEMYGMCLNELQEGSTLGVMRTSNHELIFYINGVSQGVAVSNIPERIFAVVDMYGDCVQVTITHPQVVSTLCNEPKDEVEINNDFALGEASNSSTTNLVANLNVNLNVNVNVNLPKNPSPAAIREDRLRFHERVGSLVKLSNNARTAERRRPLDEFNNGVVMTHRPLRDNELFEVRIDRLVHKWSGSIEVGVTMHSPTALEFPATMTNMRSGTTMMSGCGILVNGKGTCREYGEFNLDELREGDRVGMIRRSNGNLHYLINGLDQGIAAKVPVGVWGVIDLYGMTVKVTIVDRDEREEQNLVTRRNTLQLQGLNETEEEPPDRLMFHSCCGTHVEVINNGRTAHRPNVMDDFNNGVVLTSRPLKPNELFEVRLDKIVTKWAGSIEIGVTTHSPTELEFPFTMTNVRSGTWMMTENGVMHNGTMIIDQYGQNLDRLQVGDRVGVMRKDNATLHFYVNGADQGAAAMNVPEKVYGVIDLYGQAAQATIVDNTDFYSPTTNNSSFSNTTLYSDLRFHHIHSKNAKIINNGLTALRPRALGEFNEAIVIANRALRDGEMFEVTIDKMVDRWTGAIEAGVTLIRPDELEFPSTMTDIDHDTWMLSGSNVMRDGVILRNNYACDLDKLIEGSRIGMMRCSDSSLHYYLDGVDQGPACTGVPPHVYPVIELYGQCVQVTIVQPERRDPATQQYLPSENSTSQQPTSVIQLQAQTEIMHKFHESVGLNVQLNNDRTVATRCREYNNAILLSETPLENNELFEIAIQEVAREWSGCLRIGVVKNESGNWLTSMNLVPGMGSISTDAWYLTGNEVRHNGYVLCMNYCPSLEWLRVGDKIGLKRTHEGNLKFYINGEDMGIAASSIPEMVYAVIDLFGSTVTINITSSKQQNNAASPNASLRLQDSLELLLDPMPPVLRNDAGMDTSVDVSEGKLVNDATLTPTQSAAHFIGENDWSYEFHENHGRNIQLESKTSARRVASYNQGVVMSSRPLLKGKPFLVKIEKLNKRWVSNIYCGVTCISPEKANFPLTALGFKKHSWIICSDWISHNGIRIKTKYGAALESLHCNSVVGLFIDDDNRLHLIINGVDRGVAATDLPPYVYAVFDLYGQCEQVSIVANNVEPFSSTTDNSITSVESMRTKLEDTENSREKADLECHEKENVIAAASSDLSSSTSPSVPSQCSSNTKDDDIVEYATCNNDNVHLTNNVENKAMPSISDGNNLDSNSDINHDTTRSIKNKIYDNSNQLNNSAILNSQSENLTIRNECTNVEINNATNINIKNGTANSTNNITNLNTNANNAINESIVSNSQGNNISSLHQNNASVNMLSSSQTFSSQNTLSNAISDISNTVSSSFNEVRSNISWNNTVSIDNSVGGNTILGQNTVSIHNAPLLHPLLPSILLGTNNIPMKKCEYLKACMRLKKSLVLPDEFFSLEDVLCYCNNCYKVEGDSAICKKGEPPAEFAVPIGWTRFPLKQSINANQIPQSTTDKWHVAFYGIRLDAIRLILDTGELMTKEQLDMSNLTMNIKTEDQNPQVVFSPSIKYAASEEFTKRYPYIDTQSNKKLNASTAFQLLVRPGSYTINSGGKDSDDQQFESVKWATKEAGATVIMALLIHLDEF from the exons ATGTCGGTGGTCGGTGCACAACAAATGGTCGACATGTTTCATCAACGATGCGGTCATCGTGTAACTTTAACAAACAACAATTGCACGGCCATAAGGGATTTTTCAGAATATAATCATGGATTGGTTCTCAGCGCGGAACCGCTTAAGGATGATGAGCTTTTTGAAGTCCGCATCGATAAAAAG ATGACATCATGGAGTGGCAGTATAGAAATAGGAGTAACAGAATGCGATCcagaaataatagaattaacAGCTTGTGCTACTAATCTTCGTCAGGGAACTTGGATTATGGTTGATTCTGGCATAATGCATGATGGAATAAGAACGGTAGAAATGTATGGAATGTGTCTAAACGAATTACAAGAAGGAAGTACTTTAGGAGTAATGAGGACATCTAAT catgaattgatattttatatcaatggTGTCTCTCAAGGGGTAGCTGTATCCAATATTCCAGAACGCATTTTTGCAGTTGTAGACATGTATGGCGATTGTGTGCAGGTGACTATAACTCACCCACAAGTTGTCTCCACTTTATGTAACGAACCAAAAGATGaagttgaaattaataatgacTTCGCTCTTGGAGAAGCATCTAATTCCTCAACAACTAATCTAGTCGCTAATTTGAAtgttaatttaaatgttaatgTTAATGTTAATTTACCTAAGAATCCAAGTCCTGCAGCTATTAGGGAGGATAGATTAAGATTTCATGAGAGAGTTGGCTCGCTGGTAAAATTGTCTAACAATGCCAGAACTGCAGAAAGGCGAAGACCCTTAGACGAATTTAATAATGGAGTAGTAATGACTCATAGGCCATTAAGGGACAATGAATTATTTGAG gTACGAATTGATAGGCTTGTGCACAAGTGGTCAGGTAGTATAGAAGTTGGAGTTACAATGCATAGTCCAACAGCATTAGAATTTCCAGCAACAATGACTAATATGCGGTCGGGAACAACGATGATGTCAGGGTGTGGAATTTTGGTAAACGGAAAAGGCACATGTCGTGAATATGGGGAATTTAATTTAGATGAATTAAGG GAAGGTGATAGAGTAGGCATGATAAGACGAAGCAATGGAAATCTTCATTATCTAATAAATGGATTAGATCAAGGTATTGCCGCTAAAGTACCTGTAGGTGTATGGGGTGTTATAGATTTGTACGGTATGACGGTAAAAGTAACAATCGTCGATCGTGATGAAAGGGAGGAACAAAACTTAGTTACTAGACGAAACACGTTACAATTGCAAGGTTTAAACG AAACCGAAGAAGAGCCGCCAGACAGACTTATGTTTCATTCTTGCTGTGGTACACATGTCGAAGTGATTAATAACGGACGCACTGCGCATAGGCCTAA CGTAATGGATGATTTTAACAACGGTGTTGTATTGACTTCAAGACCATTGAAACCAAATGAATTATTCGAAGTGAGGTTGGACAAAATTGTAACAAAATGGGCAGGTTCTATCGAAATAGGAGTTACCACTCATTCCCCAACTGAACTAGAGTTTCCTTTCACTATGACAAACGTTAg ATCCGGTACATGGATGATGACAGAAAATGGAGTGATGCACAATGGTACTATGATAATAGACCAATATGGTCAGAATCTTGATCGATTACAAGTGGGTGATCGTGTAGGTGTAATGAGAAAGGACAATGCAACATTGCACTTTTATGTAAATGGTGCTGATCAAGGGGCTGCAGCGATGAACGTGCCTGAGAAAGTTTATGGTGTCATAGATCTTTATGGGCAAGCAGCACAGGCAACTATAGTTGACAATACAGACTTCTATAGCCCTACTACAAACAATTCAAGCTTCAGCAATACAACCTTGTATAG TGACTTGAGGTTTCATCATATACATAGTAAGAATgcaaagataataaataatggaTTAACTGCATTGAGGCCTAGAGCTTTAGGGGAATTCAATGAAGCCATTGTGATTGCAAATCGTGCGCTGCGTGATGGTGAAATGTTTGAAGTGACAATCGATAAAATGGTTGATAGATGGACAGGAGCAATTGAAGCag gTGTAACTCTTATAAGACCCGACGAGTTGGAATTTCCATCTACGATGACGGATATCGATCACGATACTTGGATGTTGTCTGGATCTAACGTTATGCGAGATGGTGTTATCTTAAGGAATAATTACGCTTGTGATTTAGACAAACTAATTGAGGGAAGTCGCATTGGCATGATGCGATGTTCAGATAGTAGTTTGCATTATTATTTAGATGGAGTAGATCAGGGACCTGCTTGTACAGGTGTACCACCACATGTCTATCCTGTGATTGAATTGTATGGACAATGTGTTCAG GTTACAATTGTACAACCGGAACGCAGGGATCCAGCAACGCAACAGTATTTGCCATCAGAAAACAGTACTAGTCAGCAACCTACATCGGTAATTCAACTTCAAGCTCAGACAGAGATAATGCATAAATTTCATGAATCTGTTGGTTTAAACGTTCAATTAAATAACGATAGAACGGTAGCAACTAGGTGTAGAGAATATAAtaatgctatattattaagcgAAACACCGTTAGAAAATAATGAACTTTTTGAAATTGCCATACAAGAAGTAGCTCGTGAATGGAGTGGTTGTTTAAGGATAGGTGTTGTGAAAAATGAAAGTGGAAACTGGTTAACATCTATGAATCTTGTACCTGGCATGGGGTCCATTTCAACAGATGCTTGGTACTTAACAG gtaATGAAGTAAGACACAATGGATATGTTTTATGTATGAATTATTGTCCAAGTTTGGAATGGTTACGTGTTGGTGATAAAATTGGACTGAAACGTACACACGAgggtaatttaaaattttatataaatggagAGGATATGGGTATAGCGGCATCGAGTATACCGGAAATGGTGTACGCTGTGATCGATCTTTTTGGTAGTACAGTAACTATAAATATAACGAGTAGTAAACAACAAAATAATGCAGCATCTCCAAATGCTAGTTTGAGATTGCAAGATTCTTTGGAATTATTGCTAGATCCAATGCCACCAGTTTTGCGAAA TGATGCTGGAATGGACACATCTGTAGATGTATCTGAAGGAAAATTAGTAAATGATGCAACACTTACACCAACGCAATCTGCTGCTCATTTTATAGGAGAAAACGATTGGAGTTATGAATTCCATGAAAATCATGGCAGAAACATACAACTCGAAAGTAAGACTTCTGCACGAAGAGTTGCGAGTTATAATCAAG GAGTGGTAATGTCTAGTCGTCCTTTACTAAAAGGAAAGCCATTTTTAGtgaaaatagagaaattgAACAAACGATgggtttctaatatttattgtgGAGTAACTTGCATTTCACCTGAAAAGGCTAACTTTCCCTTAACTGCTCTTGGCTTTAAAAAACACTCTTGGATTATTTGTAGCGACTGGATATCACATAATGGTATTAGG ATAAAGACAAAGTATGGAGCTGCTTTGGAAAGTCTTCACTGTAATTCTGTAGTAGGTTTATTTATCGATGACGACAACAGATTACACTTAATTATCAATGGTGTAGATCGAGGCGTAGCTGCAACGGACTTACCACCTTACGTTTATGCTGTATTTGATCTGTACGGTCAATGCGAACAAGTTTCCATTGTTGCAAATAATGTAGAGCCGTTCTCATCTACTACCGATAATAGTATAACATCCGTGGAATCTATGAGAACGAAGCTAGAAGATACGGAAAATTCGCGAGAGAAAGCAGACTTAGAGTgtcacgaaaaagaaaacgtcATCGCAGCTGCTTCTTCGGATTTATCTTCGTCTACCTCACCAAGTGTGCCGAGTCAGTGCAGTTCGAATACTAAAGACGATGATATTGTGGAATATGCAACGTGTAACAACGATAATGTGCATTTAACAAATAATGTTGAGAACAAAGCTATGCCCAGTATCTCAGACGGTAATAATTTGGATTCGAACTCGGATATAAATCACGATACAACACGAAGTATTAAAAACAAGATTTACGATAATTCAAATCAGTTAAATAATAGCGCAATATTGAATAGTCAGTCAGAAAATTTGACTATTAGAAACGAATGTACAAATGTAGAGATAAATAATGcaactaatattaatattaaaaatggcaCCGCAAACAGCACCAATAACATAACTAACTTAAATACTAACGCTAATAATGCGATAAACGAAAGCATAGTATCTAATAGTCAAGGAAATAATATAAGCTCCTTGCATCAAAATAATGCATCTGTTAATATGTTAAGCTCATCTCAGACATTCTCGTCTCAAAATACATTGAGTAACGCAATATCTGATATTTCGAACACTGTTTCTTCTAGTTTCAACGAAGTGCGTTCAAATATATCCTGGAATAATACAGTATCCATTGATAATTCCGTTGGTGGAAATACGATTTTAGGACAAAATACAGTCTCCATTCATAATGCACCATTGCTGCATCCATTGCTACCGTCCATACTTCTTGGAACAAACAATATACCCATGAAAAAGTGTGAATATTTAAAGGCGTGTATGAGATTAAAGAAATCACTGGTTTTACCGGATGAATTCTTTTCCTTAGAAGATGTACTTTGTTATTGTAACAACTGTTATAAAGTAGAAGGGGATAGTGCAATTTGCAAAAAGGGTGAACCACCGGCAGAGTTTGCTGTACCGATTGGATGGACCAGGTTTCCGTTGAAACAAAGTATTAACGCCAATCAAATTCCACAGAGTACAACCGATAAATGGCATGTTGCTTTCTACGGTATACGTCTGGATGCAATTAG ACTAATTCTCGACACAGGAGAACTTATGACAAAAGAACAATTGGATATGAGTAATTTAACAATGAATATAAAGACCGAAGATCAAAACCCTCAGGTAGTCTTCTCTCCTAGTATAAAGTATGCAGCATCTGAGGAATTTACCAAGAGATATCC ATATATTGATACTCaatcaaataaaaagttaaatgCTTCAACGGCATTTCAACTATTAGTAAGGCCTGGttcatatacaattaattcTGGTGGTAAAGATAGCGATGACCAGCAGTTCGAATCTGTCAAATGGGCTACCAAAGAAGCTGGGGCTACGGTTATTATGGCTCTCTTAATTCATCttgatgaattttaa
- the Neurl4 gene encoding neuralized E3 ubiquitin protein ligase 4 isoform X2: MDWFSARNRLRMMSFLKSASIKSSSSVMQMTSWSGSIEIGVTECDPEIIELTACATNLRQGTWIMVDSGIMHDGIRTVEMYGMCLNELQEGSTLGVMRTSNHELIFYINGVSQGVAVSNIPERIFAVVDMYGDCVQVTITHPQVVSTLCNEPKDEVEINNDFALGEASNSSTTNLVANLNVNLNVNVNVNLPKNPSPAAIREDRLRFHERVGSLVKLSNNARTAERRRPLDEFNNGVVMTHRPLRDNELFEVRIDRLVHKWSGSIEVGVTMHSPTALEFPATMTNMRSGTTMMSGCGILVNGKGTCREYGEFNLDELREGDRVGMIRRSNGNLHYLINGLDQGIAAKVPVGVWGVIDLYGMTVKVTIVDRDEREEQNLVTRRNTLQLQGLNETEEEPPDRLMFHSCCGTHVEVINNGRTAHRPNVMDDFNNGVVLTSRPLKPNELFEVRLDKIVTKWAGSIEIGVTTHSPTELEFPFTMTNVRSGTWMMTENGVMHNGTMIIDQYGQNLDRLQVGDRVGVMRKDNATLHFYVNGADQGAAAMNVPEKVYGVIDLYGQAAQATIVDNTDFYSPTTNNSSFSNTTLYSDLRFHHIHSKNAKIINNGLTALRPRALGEFNEAIVIANRALRDGEMFEVTIDKMVDRWTGAIEAGVTLIRPDELEFPSTMTDIDHDTWMLSGSNVMRDGVILRNNYACDLDKLIEGSRIGMMRCSDSSLHYYLDGVDQGPACTGVPPHVYPVIELYGQCVQVTIVQPERRDPATQQYLPSENSTSQQPTSVIQLQAQTEIMHKFHESVGLNVQLNNDRTVATRCREYNNAILLSETPLENNELFEIAIQEVAREWSGCLRIGVVKNESGNWLTSMNLVPGMGSISTDAWYLTGNEVRHNGYVLCMNYCPSLEWLRVGDKIGLKRTHEGNLKFYINGEDMGIAASSIPEMVYAVIDLFGSTVTINITSSKQQNNAASPNASLRLQDSLELLLDPMPPVLRNDAGMDTSVDVSEGKLVNDATLTPTQSAAHFIGENDWSYEFHENHGRNIQLESKTSARRVASYNQGVVMSSRPLLKGKPFLVKIEKLNKRWVSNIYCGVTCISPEKANFPLTALGFKKHSWIICSDWISHNGIRIKTKYGAALESLHCNSVVGLFIDDDNRLHLIINGVDRGVAATDLPPYVYAVFDLYGQCEQVSIVANNVEPFSSTTDNSITSVESMRTKLEDTENSREKADLECHEKENVIAAASSDLSSSTSPSVPSQCSSNTKDDDIVEYATCNNDNVHLTNNVENKAMPSISDGNNLDSNSDINHDTTRSIKNKIYDNSNQLNNSAILNSQSENLTIRNECTNVEINNATNINIKNGTANSTNNITNLNTNANNAINESIVSNSQGNNISSLHQNNASVNMLSSSQTFSSQNTLSNAISDISNTVSSSFNEVRSNISWNNTVSIDNSVGGNTILGQNTVSIHNAPLLHPLLPSILLGTNNIPMKKCEYLKACMRLKKSLVLPDEFFSLEDVLCYCNNCYKVEGDSAICKKGEPPAEFAVPIGWTRFPLKQSINANQIPQSTTDKWHVAFYGIRLDAIRLILDTGELMTKEQLDMSNLTMNIKTEDQNPQVVFSPSIKYAASEEFTKRYPYIDTQSNKKLNASTAFQLLVRPGSYTINSGGKDSDDQQFESVKWATKEAGATVIMALLIHLDEF, translated from the exons ATGGATTGGTTCTCAGCGCGGAACCGCTTAAGGATGATGAGCTTTTTGAAGTCCGCATCGATAAAAAG ttCAAGTTCTGTTATGCAGATGACATCATGGAGTGGCAGTATAGAAATAGGAGTAACAGAATGCGATCcagaaataatagaattaacAGCTTGTGCTACTAATCTTCGTCAGGGAACTTGGATTATGGTTGATTCTGGCATAATGCATGATGGAATAAGAACGGTAGAAATGTATGGAATGTGTCTAAACGAATTACAAGAAGGAAGTACTTTAGGAGTAATGAGGACATCTAAT catgaattgatattttatatcaatggTGTCTCTCAAGGGGTAGCTGTATCCAATATTCCAGAACGCATTTTTGCAGTTGTAGACATGTATGGCGATTGTGTGCAGGTGACTATAACTCACCCACAAGTTGTCTCCACTTTATGTAACGAACCAAAAGATGaagttgaaattaataatgacTTCGCTCTTGGAGAAGCATCTAATTCCTCAACAACTAATCTAGTCGCTAATTTGAAtgttaatttaaatgttaatgTTAATGTTAATTTACCTAAGAATCCAAGTCCTGCAGCTATTAGGGAGGATAGATTAAGATTTCATGAGAGAGTTGGCTCGCTGGTAAAATTGTCTAACAATGCCAGAACTGCAGAAAGGCGAAGACCCTTAGACGAATTTAATAATGGAGTAGTAATGACTCATAGGCCATTAAGGGACAATGAATTATTTGAG gTACGAATTGATAGGCTTGTGCACAAGTGGTCAGGTAGTATAGAAGTTGGAGTTACAATGCATAGTCCAACAGCATTAGAATTTCCAGCAACAATGACTAATATGCGGTCGGGAACAACGATGATGTCAGGGTGTGGAATTTTGGTAAACGGAAAAGGCACATGTCGTGAATATGGGGAATTTAATTTAGATGAATTAAGG GAAGGTGATAGAGTAGGCATGATAAGACGAAGCAATGGAAATCTTCATTATCTAATAAATGGATTAGATCAAGGTATTGCCGCTAAAGTACCTGTAGGTGTATGGGGTGTTATAGATTTGTACGGTATGACGGTAAAAGTAACAATCGTCGATCGTGATGAAAGGGAGGAACAAAACTTAGTTACTAGACGAAACACGTTACAATTGCAAGGTTTAAACG AAACCGAAGAAGAGCCGCCAGACAGACTTATGTTTCATTCTTGCTGTGGTACACATGTCGAAGTGATTAATAACGGACGCACTGCGCATAGGCCTAA CGTAATGGATGATTTTAACAACGGTGTTGTATTGACTTCAAGACCATTGAAACCAAATGAATTATTCGAAGTGAGGTTGGACAAAATTGTAACAAAATGGGCAGGTTCTATCGAAATAGGAGTTACCACTCATTCCCCAACTGAACTAGAGTTTCCTTTCACTATGACAAACGTTAg ATCCGGTACATGGATGATGACAGAAAATGGAGTGATGCACAATGGTACTATGATAATAGACCAATATGGTCAGAATCTTGATCGATTACAAGTGGGTGATCGTGTAGGTGTAATGAGAAAGGACAATGCAACATTGCACTTTTATGTAAATGGTGCTGATCAAGGGGCTGCAGCGATGAACGTGCCTGAGAAAGTTTATGGTGTCATAGATCTTTATGGGCAAGCAGCACAGGCAACTATAGTTGACAATACAGACTTCTATAGCCCTACTACAAACAATTCAAGCTTCAGCAATACAACCTTGTATAG TGACTTGAGGTTTCATCATATACATAGTAAGAATgcaaagataataaataatggaTTAACTGCATTGAGGCCTAGAGCTTTAGGGGAATTCAATGAAGCCATTGTGATTGCAAATCGTGCGCTGCGTGATGGTGAAATGTTTGAAGTGACAATCGATAAAATGGTTGATAGATGGACAGGAGCAATTGAAGCag gTGTAACTCTTATAAGACCCGACGAGTTGGAATTTCCATCTACGATGACGGATATCGATCACGATACTTGGATGTTGTCTGGATCTAACGTTATGCGAGATGGTGTTATCTTAAGGAATAATTACGCTTGTGATTTAGACAAACTAATTGAGGGAAGTCGCATTGGCATGATGCGATGTTCAGATAGTAGTTTGCATTATTATTTAGATGGAGTAGATCAGGGACCTGCTTGTACAGGTGTACCACCACATGTCTATCCTGTGATTGAATTGTATGGACAATGTGTTCAG GTTACAATTGTACAACCGGAACGCAGGGATCCAGCAACGCAACAGTATTTGCCATCAGAAAACAGTACTAGTCAGCAACCTACATCGGTAATTCAACTTCAAGCTCAGACAGAGATAATGCATAAATTTCATGAATCTGTTGGTTTAAACGTTCAATTAAATAACGATAGAACGGTAGCAACTAGGTGTAGAGAATATAAtaatgctatattattaagcgAAACACCGTTAGAAAATAATGAACTTTTTGAAATTGCCATACAAGAAGTAGCTCGTGAATGGAGTGGTTGTTTAAGGATAGGTGTTGTGAAAAATGAAAGTGGAAACTGGTTAACATCTATGAATCTTGTACCTGGCATGGGGTCCATTTCAACAGATGCTTGGTACTTAACAG gtaATGAAGTAAGACACAATGGATATGTTTTATGTATGAATTATTGTCCAAGTTTGGAATGGTTACGTGTTGGTGATAAAATTGGACTGAAACGTACACACGAgggtaatttaaaattttatataaatggagAGGATATGGGTATAGCGGCATCGAGTATACCGGAAATGGTGTACGCTGTGATCGATCTTTTTGGTAGTACAGTAACTATAAATATAACGAGTAGTAAACAACAAAATAATGCAGCATCTCCAAATGCTAGTTTGAGATTGCAAGATTCTTTGGAATTATTGCTAGATCCAATGCCACCAGTTTTGCGAAA TGATGCTGGAATGGACACATCTGTAGATGTATCTGAAGGAAAATTAGTAAATGATGCAACACTTACACCAACGCAATCTGCTGCTCATTTTATAGGAGAAAACGATTGGAGTTATGAATTCCATGAAAATCATGGCAGAAACATACAACTCGAAAGTAAGACTTCTGCACGAAGAGTTGCGAGTTATAATCAAG GAGTGGTAATGTCTAGTCGTCCTTTACTAAAAGGAAAGCCATTTTTAGtgaaaatagagaaattgAACAAACGATgggtttctaatatttattgtgGAGTAACTTGCATTTCACCTGAAAAGGCTAACTTTCCCTTAACTGCTCTTGGCTTTAAAAAACACTCTTGGATTATTTGTAGCGACTGGATATCACATAATGGTATTAGG ATAAAGACAAAGTATGGAGCTGCTTTGGAAAGTCTTCACTGTAATTCTGTAGTAGGTTTATTTATCGATGACGACAACAGATTACACTTAATTATCAATGGTGTAGATCGAGGCGTAGCTGCAACGGACTTACCACCTTACGTTTATGCTGTATTTGATCTGTACGGTCAATGCGAACAAGTTTCCATTGTTGCAAATAATGTAGAGCCGTTCTCATCTACTACCGATAATAGTATAACATCCGTGGAATCTATGAGAACGAAGCTAGAAGATACGGAAAATTCGCGAGAGAAAGCAGACTTAGAGTgtcacgaaaaagaaaacgtcATCGCAGCTGCTTCTTCGGATTTATCTTCGTCTACCTCACCAAGTGTGCCGAGTCAGTGCAGTTCGAATACTAAAGACGATGATATTGTGGAATATGCAACGTGTAACAACGATAATGTGCATTTAACAAATAATGTTGAGAACAAAGCTATGCCCAGTATCTCAGACGGTAATAATTTGGATTCGAACTCGGATATAAATCACGATACAACACGAAGTATTAAAAACAAGATTTACGATAATTCAAATCAGTTAAATAATAGCGCAATATTGAATAGTCAGTCAGAAAATTTGACTATTAGAAACGAATGTACAAATGTAGAGATAAATAATGcaactaatattaatattaaaaatggcaCCGCAAACAGCACCAATAACATAACTAACTTAAATACTAACGCTAATAATGCGATAAACGAAAGCATAGTATCTAATAGTCAAGGAAATAATATAAGCTCCTTGCATCAAAATAATGCATCTGTTAATATGTTAAGCTCATCTCAGACATTCTCGTCTCAAAATACATTGAGTAACGCAATATCTGATATTTCGAACACTGTTTCTTCTAGTTTCAACGAAGTGCGTTCAAATATATCCTGGAATAATACAGTATCCATTGATAATTCCGTTGGTGGAAATACGATTTTAGGACAAAATACAGTCTCCATTCATAATGCACCATTGCTGCATCCATTGCTACCGTCCATACTTCTTGGAACAAACAATATACCCATGAAAAAGTGTGAATATTTAAAGGCGTGTATGAGATTAAAGAAATCACTGGTTTTACCGGATGAATTCTTTTCCTTAGAAGATGTACTTTGTTATTGTAACAACTGTTATAAAGTAGAAGGGGATAGTGCAATTTGCAAAAAGGGTGAACCACCGGCAGAGTTTGCTGTACCGATTGGATGGACCAGGTTTCCGTTGAAACAAAGTATTAACGCCAATCAAATTCCACAGAGTACAACCGATAAATGGCATGTTGCTTTCTACGGTATACGTCTGGATGCAATTAG ACTAATTCTCGACACAGGAGAACTTATGACAAAAGAACAATTGGATATGAGTAATTTAACAATGAATATAAAGACCGAAGATCAAAACCCTCAGGTAGTCTTCTCTCCTAGTATAAAGTATGCAGCATCTGAGGAATTTACCAAGAGATATCC ATATATTGATACTCaatcaaataaaaagttaaatgCTTCAACGGCATTTCAACTATTAGTAAGGCCTGGttcatatacaattaattcTGGTGGTAAAGATAGCGATGACCAGCAGTTCGAATCTGTCAAATGGGCTACCAAAGAAGCTGGGGCTACGGTTATTATGGCTCTCTTAATTCATCttgatgaattttaa